The Deltaproteobacteria bacterium genome window below encodes:
- a CDS encoding radical SAM protein codes for MTERERSVIRERLAAEVGTLGLSQPSDVCLAYPSPYAVGMSSLGFQTLYRELWASGIGCHRAFLPDAWAGERLSWPPPAAAVLTYEAQRPLSDYRIVGISVAYELEVAGVIRLLRGAGLPVLAADRRERDPIVIAGGPLTDTNPSCLLPFVDVLICGEAEQLLPQALRLILGARDRDDALTQLAELPHTILGEHEPGRVAPLPTCAIAPRELLPAFSAITTPHTELADMFLVEPERGCSRQCTFCVMRGASTGGMRLLDMERALAVVPAHAKRVGLVGAAVTDHPQLEALVSRIVESGRGVGISSLRADRLTPSLVDALARGGYRQLTVASDGISERLRTLLRRRIDVAALRNAATLVRDHGGLRGLKVYQMIGVPTETEDDVDELVEFVRELAQLTRITLGISTFVAKRNTPLDGHGFVGVEVASGRLKAIARKLQGIAQLRPQSPKWAHVEWLIARHGLAGGHAALRAVEHGGSYRAWTQAFASLDDPGRPWVYGDEATVERRRGKAALRSDRLPIAGA; via the coding sequence GTGACGGAGCGCGAGCGCTCGGTCATCCGTGAACGGCTCGCCGCCGAGGTGGGCACGCTGGGTCTGTCGCAGCCAAGCGACGTGTGCCTCGCGTACCCGAGCCCGTACGCGGTCGGGATGTCGAGCCTCGGCTTCCAGACGCTGTACCGCGAGCTGTGGGCGAGCGGCATCGGCTGTCATCGCGCGTTCCTGCCCGACGCCTGGGCAGGCGAGCGCCTGAGCTGGCCGCCGCCAGCGGCCGCGGTGCTCACCTACGAGGCCCAGCGACCGCTGTCGGACTATCGCATCGTCGGTATCTCGGTTGCGTACGAGCTCGAGGTCGCGGGTGTGATCCGGTTGCTGCGCGGCGCAGGCCTCCCGGTGCTGGCCGCCGATCGCCGCGAGCGCGACCCCATCGTCATCGCTGGCGGCCCGCTCACGGACACCAATCCCTCGTGTCTGCTGCCGTTCGTCGACGTCCTCATCTGCGGTGAGGCGGAGCAGCTGCTGCCCCAGGCGCTGCGCCTCATCCTCGGTGCGCGCGACCGCGACGACGCGCTCACGCAGCTCGCGGAGCTCCCCCACACGATCCTCGGCGAGCACGAGCCCGGCCGCGTCGCGCCGCTGCCGACCTGCGCCATCGCGCCGCGGGAGCTGTTGCCCGCCTTCTCCGCAATCACCACGCCGCACACCGAGCTGGCCGACATGTTCCTCGTCGAGCCCGAGCGCGGCTGCTCGCGGCAATGCACGTTCTGTGTGATGCGTGGCGCCAGCACCGGTGGCATGCGCCTGCTCGACATGGAACGCGCCCTCGCGGTGGTGCCGGCGCACGCCAAGCGCGTCGGTCTCGTCGGGGCGGCGGTCACCGACCATCCGCAGCTCGAGGCACTGGTGTCCCGTATCGTCGAGTCGGGACGCGGCGTCGGCATCTCCAGCCTCCGGGCGGACCGCCTCACGCCGTCCCTGGTCGACGCGCTCGCGCGCGGCGGCTATCGCCAGCTCACCGTCGCCTCGGACGGCATCAGCGAGCGACTGCGAACCCTCCTACGGCGCCGCATCGACGTCGCCGCGCTGCGCAACGCCGCGACCCTGGTGCGCGACCACGGCGGCCTGCGCGGGCTCAAGGTCTACCAGATGATCGGCGTGCCGACCGAGACGGAGGATGACGTCGACGAGCTGGTCGAGTTCGTGCGCGAGCTTGCCCAACTCACCCGCATCACGCTCGGCATCTCGACCTTCGTGGCCAAGCGCAACACGCCACTCGACGGTCACGGGTTCGTCGGCGTCGAGGTGGCGTCGGGTCGACTCAAGGCGATCGCGCGCAAGCTCCAGGGCATCGCGCAGCTCCGCCCCCAATCGCCGAAGTGGGCCCACGTCGAGTGGCTCATCGCCCGCCACGGACTCGCGGGCGGGCACGCGGCGTTGCGCGCGGTCGAGCACGGCGGCAGCTATCGCGCGTGGACACAGGCCTTCGCGTCGCTCGACGACCCCGGTCGTCCCTGGGTGTACGGCGACGAAGCAACGGTGGAGCGGCGCCGGGGCAAAGCCGCCCTACGCAGCGATCGCCTCCCGATTGCGGGCGCCTAG
- a CDS encoding tetratricopeptide repeat protein, whose product MRAPVLAKTLCLALSTSLGIPSAVLAAPPPSSPGGDPSAMTPEQKLERAKQLFGEGLGALEAGDNATALERFEDAYYNYTPDKHKFNFNIGIAAYGVGDCVKARAAFQRFLDLVPEDPNRGEAQVKIMEIDRSGCANVAPPTTTTTNTTTAQEVDGEDDAPVLSSRSSARDEAIERELDEKESKRKSPLMITGALLTGLGAAGVIAGGVSVGLANKKANDLAALASPGPTGFPPGNYADDEVFDLDRNKLPRNNVGTVVFFVAGGALLVTGAALLGVYASQKKKSARKKAREAEDEEARVPARVRLTGVGPTLLPGGAGAGASLRF is encoded by the coding sequence ATGCGCGCGCCCGTTCTCGCGAAGACCCTGTGCCTGGCCCTGTCGACGTCGCTCGGCATCCCCTCGGCGGTGCTCGCCGCACCGCCGCCGTCGAGCCCCGGCGGCGACCCGTCCGCGATGACGCCCGAGCAGAAGCTCGAGCGCGCCAAGCAGCTGTTCGGCGAGGGCCTCGGCGCACTCGAGGCGGGCGACAACGCCACCGCGCTCGAGCGCTTCGAGGACGCGTACTACAACTACACGCCCGACAAGCACAAGTTCAACTTCAACATCGGCATCGCCGCCTACGGCGTGGGTGACTGCGTCAAGGCCCGCGCAGCGTTCCAGCGCTTCCTCGACCTCGTGCCCGAGGATCCGAACCGCGGTGAGGCGCAGGTCAAGATCATGGAGATCGATCGCAGCGGCTGCGCCAACGTGGCCCCGCCGACGACGACGACGACCAACACGACGACCGCGCAGGAGGTCGACGGTGAGGACGACGCACCCGTCCTCAGCAGCCGCAGCTCGGCGCGCGACGAGGCCATCGAGCGCGAGCTCGACGAGAAGGAATCGAAGCGAAAGAGCCCGCTCATGATCACCGGTGCGCTGCTCACCGGTCTCGGCGCCGCGGGCGTGATCGCGGGCGGCGTGAGCGTCGGTCTCGCCAACAAGAAGGCCAACGACCTCGCTGCGCTGGCGTCGCCTGGCCCCACCGGCTTCCCACCGGGAAACTACGCCGACGACGAGGTGTTCGACCTCGATCGCAACAAGCTGCCCCGCAACAACGTCGGCACCGTGGTGTTCTTCGTGGCCGGTGGCGCGCTGCTGGTGACCGGTGCCGCGCTGCTCGGCGTGTACGCCTCGCAGAAGAAGAAGAGCGCGCGCAAGAAGGCCCGCGAGGCCGAGGACGAGGAAGCGCGCGTGCCGGCGCGAGTCCGTCTCACAGGTGTTGGCCCCACGCTGCTCCCCGGTGGCGCTGGTGCTGGCGCGTCGCTGCGGTTCTGA
- a CDS encoding N-formylglutamate amidohydrolase: MTTRSEHASDETLSPDELGLPAHACLPFRLTAANAWSPLVISLPHVGLAWPHELGPQPPTDFGRNADYAVDSLYGDAARRGAVAIQAEYSRLVVDLNRAADDISASVVPDHPDPRPRRRPGVPVAATVDHDAPPPRPGRGVVWTHALDNVPLHRGPLAYAALCERIARFHEPYHRALEILLARRRARFGYAILLDAHSMPCSVGVDLVVGSLCGRACGAAVERMALDALDAARGPAGEGAPRLSVRLNDPYLGGELVRRFGRPAEGIHALQLEVSRALYMDERTLTLWQLPASHDDTRATARPPTSASHTGAGERAIDDNGARGRYPKTATPPSARQLADFAELRRRVSCLIRALSEPVAATLLDDPRHRTRTSSGTSCGSSRATATGHPKLRARL; the protein is encoded by the coding sequence GTGACGACGCGCAGCGAGCATGCGAGCGACGAGACCCTGAGCCCCGACGAGCTCGGATTGCCCGCGCACGCGTGCCTGCCGTTTCGTCTCACGGCCGCCAACGCCTGGTCGCCGCTGGTGATCAGCCTGCCCCACGTCGGGCTCGCGTGGCCGCACGAGCTGGGCCCACAGCCGCCCACCGACTTCGGTCGCAACGCCGACTACGCGGTCGACTCGCTGTACGGGGACGCGGCCCGCCGCGGAGCCGTCGCGATCCAGGCGGAGTACAGCCGGCTGGTCGTCGATCTCAATCGCGCCGCGGACGACATCTCCGCCAGCGTCGTGCCCGATCACCCGGATCCACGACCGCGCCGGCGACCGGGTGTACCGGTCGCCGCCACCGTCGACCACGACGCTCCGCCGCCGCGCCCCGGACGCGGCGTCGTGTGGACCCACGCGCTGGACAACGTCCCGCTGCACCGCGGGCCGCTCGCCTACGCCGCGCTGTGCGAGCGCATCGCTCGCTTCCACGAGCCCTACCACCGCGCGTTGGAGATCCTGCTCGCACGTCGCCGGGCCCGCTTCGGCTACGCGATCCTGCTCGATGCCCACAGCATGCCCTGCAGCGTCGGGGTCGATCTCGTGGTGGGAAGCCTCTGCGGGCGCGCCTGTGGGGCGGCGGTCGAACGGATGGCGCTCGACGCGCTCGATGCCGCTCGCGGACCCGCGGGCGAGGGTGCACCGCGCCTCTCGGTGCGGCTCAACGACCCGTACCTCGGCGGCGAGCTCGTGCGGCGCTTCGGCAGACCGGCCGAAGGCATCCACGCGTTGCAGCTCGAGGTGAGCCGCGCGCTGTACATGGACGAGCGCACGCTGACCCTGTGGCAGCTGCCCGCGTCCCACGACGACACGCGCGCGACGGCACGGCCGCCTACGTCCGCGTCCCACACGGGGGCCGGCGAGCGAGCCATCGACGACAATGGCGCCCGCGGGCGATACCCCAAGACCGCCACGCCGCCCTCCGCGCGGCAACTCGCCGATTTCGCCGAGCTGCGCCGCCGTGTATCATGCTTGATTCGAGCACTCAGCGAGCCGGTCGCGGCCACGTTGCTCGATGACCCGCGACATCGCACACGAACATCGTCGGGCACTTCTTGCGGGTCGTCGCGTGCAACGGCGACGGGTCACCCGAAGCTCCGCGCCCGACTCTGA
- a CDS encoding HEAT repeat domain-containing protein has product MNLGARRRHRLASVAALAVALSTALTVPTVALARVAPAADEPSELEILEARPTGMEDDAWRKRRREIAAELGERRDKDAVEPLLKIVETERYDAVLSIAIESLGKIGDARAVAPLQRIYADRSIDTFVRDDAAAALRQLGQTPRDDARLAPGAAGADTSGDEPLVAGPQLGTMGEASVAPEEQDDPTARDKPLPANVRARERAFTFVLGQLDLGVDTASKQQPLLADGGIAARAYYVDERARWGFAVRGELGSRVRNGDVTSLPDMGDDTGDVFFVAQSLAGAGDAHVYFGRTDVHAFGELGISQRLVHVGVENFGGGQQSRLSDTRVSLDVIPAGGLGYGRYLNRGSDLVVDALVDALRSENNLAHEPDEETRRALRDAIYRRSNTFSAWPRTAAVLAVLRARGLLARRESARLVHRIRSIVEDPSYVDRPRGVRVRAGFLYDAAIAQADRLRRGDGIGAPFVQLDAGIQLGLERQVLIDTRLWYDVIARRGFTTDTGATYTRFLHTKFHDYAGQWFTGVRGGVSGREYDDLPDGVATPRIGYRATARAGYAFGFRRGSQVAVVGESGVDSGAFVLGLAVGLQIGIARGSVWNPASTPVAPAGRPKR; this is encoded by the coding sequence ATGAACCTCGGCGCTCGGCGACGCCATCGGCTCGCTTCCGTCGCCGCGCTCGCGGTGGCCCTGTCGACCGCGCTGACGGTGCCCACGGTCGCGCTCGCGCGGGTCGCCCCTGCGGCCGACGAGCCCAGTGAGCTCGAGATCCTCGAGGCCCGCCCGACCGGCATGGAGGACGACGCGTGGCGCAAGCGCAGGCGGGAGATCGCCGCCGAGCTCGGCGAACGCCGCGACAAGGACGCGGTCGAGCCGCTGCTGAAGATCGTCGAGACCGAGCGCTACGACGCGGTGCTCTCGATCGCGATCGAGAGCCTCGGCAAGATCGGTGACGCGCGGGCCGTCGCGCCGCTGCAGCGCATCTACGCCGATCGCAGCATCGATACCTTCGTGCGCGACGACGCCGCGGCAGCGCTGCGCCAGCTCGGCCAGACCCCCCGCGACGACGCACGACTGGCGCCCGGGGCCGCGGGCGCCGACACCAGCGGCGACGAGCCGCTGGTCGCCGGCCCGCAGCTCGGCACCATGGGCGAGGCCAGCGTCGCGCCCGAGGAGCAAGACGATCCCACCGCACGGGACAAGCCGCTGCCGGCCAACGTTCGCGCGCGCGAGCGGGCCTTCACCTTCGTGCTGGGCCAGCTCGACCTCGGGGTCGACACGGCGTCGAAGCAGCAGCCACTGCTCGCCGACGGCGGCATTGCGGCGCGGGCGTACTACGTCGACGAGCGCGCGCGCTGGGGTTTCGCGGTGCGTGGCGAGCTCGGCAGCCGTGTCCGCAACGGCGACGTCACCAGCCTACCCGACATGGGCGACGACACCGGCGACGTGTTCTTCGTCGCGCAGTCGCTGGCCGGTGCGGGCGATGCCCACGTCTACTTCGGCCGCACCGACGTGCACGCCTTCGGCGAGCTCGGCATCTCGCAGCGCCTCGTTCACGTTGGCGTGGAGAACTTCGGCGGTGGCCAGCAGTCGCGCCTTTCCGACACTCGAGTCTCGCTCGACGTCATCCCCGCGGGCGGGCTCGGCTACGGTCGCTACCTCAACCGCGGCAGTGACCTCGTCGTCGACGCACTGGTCGACGCGCTGCGCAGCGAGAACAACCTCGCCCACGAACCCGACGAGGAGACCCGTCGTGCGCTGCGCGACGCGATCTATCGCCGATCGAACACCTTCTCGGCATGGCCACGCACCGCGGCCGTGCTCGCGGTGCTGCGCGCCCGCGGCCTGCTCGCGCGCCGCGAGAGTGCGCGGCTCGTCCACCGTATCCGCAGCATCGTCGAGGACCCGTCGTACGTCGATCGTCCCCGCGGCGTGCGGGTGCGTGCGGGGTTCCTCTACGACGCCGCGATCGCCCAGGCCGATCGGCTGCGCCGCGGCGACGGCATCGGTGCGCCGTTCGTGCAGCTCGACGCCGGCATCCAGCTCGGGCTCGAGCGGCAGGTGCTCATCGACACGCGCCTTTGGTACGACGTGATCGCGCGACGCGGGTTCACGACCGACACGGGCGCGACCTACACCCGCTTTTTGCACACGAAGTTCCACGACTACGCGGGTCAGTGGTTCACCGGCGTGCGCGGCGGCGTGAGCGGCCGCGAGTACGACGATCTTCCCGACGGCGTGGCCACACCGCGCATCGGCTACCGCGCGACCGCGCGGGCGGGATACGCGTTCGGCTTCCGTCGCGGCTCGCAGGTCGCGGTGGTCGGCGAGAGCGGCGTCGACTCTGGTGCCTTCGTGCTCGGACTGGCGGTGGGTCTGCAGATCGGGATTGCCCGGGGGTCGGTGTGGAACCCCGCGAGTACGCCGGTGGCACCGGCGGGCCGGCCCAAACGCTGA